The segment AAAGTACAAGAAGAAAAAGATGGAAAACCTTGCACTGGAGGCTGAAATCAAAAAGAGGACCATTCCATTTTTGTTTGGCCCCCAGCAATCATATAGTTATATACAACAATTCAGCAAGATAGATTTTGCCAAACATGTGCCCCATTTGCGGTTACATCAGCCTAACGACATAATAGGAATGTAACAGCCTATACAGGTGGTCACAATAGAGGGGGCCCCGCCCCCGTACACCCCCTTTCTGCTCTGACAATGGCGTGTCCATTCCTGCAAGATGTGGTGGATGAAGAAGCACTTGTGCTCAGGAGGGCCTTCAGGCAGGAGAGGGTGTTCAGGGACCGGTTGGACCCACTGGCCTTCCCTGATGACCATCTACATGAGAGGTACAGGTTCTCAGCAGATGGAATCAGGTATTTGTGCAGACTGCTGGGTCCCAGGATTCAAAACCGCACAGCACGGAGCCATGCACTGAGTGTGGAgcaaatggtgtgtgtgggcttgcGCTTCTTTGCTAGTGGAGCCTTCCTTTACTCCGTGGGGGATGCAGAACGGCTTAACATCATTATCAGATGTGTTCATCACCTTCCCTGGCCACAGAAGACTCCGTGACATCAAAGAGGAGTTTTATAGGATTGCAGGTAAGATGATCTACAAATTACAGGACAACTGTTAACACTCATAGTAGGATATCATTACTTTGTGTTAcagggtgggcaaactgcgggccgcgggccggatccggcccgccacgcactttcatccggcccgctgagcattttatttggttatcaggctgctcgctatttttttcctgcgatagagacgacattggttagctttactgcaaactgcttttcactctccttagagaacgtttacaatgtcaatgtgaaaacatcatgttaaactaagttaactcttagttatctcctttgcagcagatctaacgtgaacatttaattgggaacgcgcctgctctcacgagagggagagagcgccgcaggttccagctggcttgtcattgttgataattgacatctccttcttataagaaacctttaaaaggaaatcatgaaggcagcagtagttcccactactgaccatttaaaaagt is part of the Alosa alosa isolate M-15738 ecotype Scorff River chromosome 16, AALO_Geno_1.1, whole genome shotgun sequence genome and harbors:
- the LOC125309166 gene encoding LOW QUALITY PROTEIN: putative nuclease HARBI1 (The sequence of the model RefSeq protein was modified relative to this genomic sequence to represent the inferred CDS: inserted 2 bases in 1 codon) produces the protein MACPFLQDVVDEEALVLRRAFRQERVFRDRLDPLAFPDDHLHERYRFSADGIRYLCRLLGPRIQNRTARSHALSVEQMVCVGLRFFASGAFLYSVGDAERLNIIIXDVFITFPGHRRLRDIKEEFYRIAGIPNVIGALDCTHIRIKSPSGANEADCVNQKSFHSINVQIVCNADCLISNVVAKWPGSVHDSRVFRTSDIHQRLSQGEPHNPY